A genomic stretch from Betaproteobacteria bacterium includes:
- a CDS encoding ATP-binding cassette domain-containing protein: protein MHAGILGLCVNLLMLVPALYMVQVFDRVLTSRSDATLVVLTLGTLAALLVLLWLDLLRGRLLASAGIAFELDAGPKVMARQMSQAASVRRWTPRRWPARPEARWRGAGRALRQLVQIAMLAAGAWLVIDAHASPGIMMAATVLLGRALAPVEGAITGWKQFVDARNDHGRLRSVLSGASPAGEATPLPAPTGAVQVERLVYGSRDLDRPVLRGIGLQIGAGESLAIIGPSGSGKSTLARLLLGIWQPTSGTVRIDGADLAHWSRDRLGPHLGYLPQSVQLFAGTVAQNIARFGEPDAGAVIDAAIRANVHDLILRLPRGYDSVIGERHRAFRRTGAAHRACSRCMATPSRGARRTQRPSGRRGGGSADAYPAGPEVERYGGGADHPSPGAVGRRRSCARCCATA from the coding sequence GGTGCCAGCGCTCTACATGGTGCAGGTCTTCGATCGTGTGCTCACCTCGCGCAGCGATGCCACGCTCGTCGTACTTACACTGGGCACCCTCGCAGCTTTGCTGGTACTGCTGTGGCTCGATCTGCTGCGGGGCCGATTGCTCGCCAGTGCGGGAATCGCCTTCGAACTCGATGCCGGCCCCAAGGTCATGGCACGACAGATGTCGCAGGCCGCTTCCGTACGGCGCTGGACGCCCAGGCGGTGGCCAGCCAGGCCGGAGGCGCGATGGCGGGGCGCCGGCCGCGCTCTGCGGCAGCTGGTGCAGATCGCCATGCTGGCGGCGGGAGCATGGCTCGTGATCGACGCCCATGCTTCGCCAGGCATCATGATGGCGGCCACCGTGCTGCTGGGCCGCGCGCTCGCTCCGGTCGAAGGCGCGATCACGGGGTGGAAGCAGTTCGTGGATGCCCGGAACGATCACGGGCGCCTTCGGTCCGTGCTGTCCGGGGCCTCACCCGCGGGAGAGGCCACTCCGCTGCCGGCACCGACCGGTGCCGTACAGGTCGAACGGCTCGTCTACGGCAGTCGCGACCTGGATCGCCCGGTTCTGCGCGGAATCGGTCTCCAGATCGGTGCAGGCGAGAGCCTTGCAATCATCGGTCCGAGCGGTTCGGGGAAGTCCACGCTTGCGCGCCTGCTGCTCGGCATCTGGCAACCGACGTCCGGGACCGTGCGCATCGACGGCGCCGACCTTGCGCATTGGTCACGCGACCGTCTCGGCCCCCACCTGGGATACCTCCCTCAAAGCGTGCAGCTCTTCGCCGGTACCGTCGCGCAGAACATTGCCCGATTCGGTGAACCGGATGCCGGCGCCGTCATCGATGCGGCGATACGCGCAAACGTCCATGACCTGATCTTGCGCCTCCCGCGCGGGTACGACAGCGTGATCGGCGAACGGCACCGGGCTTTCCGGCGGACAGGCGCAGCGCATCGCGCTTGCTCGCGCTGTATGGCAACCCCGTCTCGTGGTGCTCGACGAACCCAACGCCCCTCTGGACGGCGAGGGGGAGGAAGCGCTGATGCGTACCCTGCAGGGCCTGAAGTTGAGCGGTACGGCGGGGGTGCTGATCACCCATCGCCCGGCGCTGTTGGCAGGCGTCGATCGTGCGCTCGTTGCTGCGCAACGGCGTGA